The following are encoded in a window of Cryptococcus gattii WM276 chromosome M, complete sequence genomic DNA:
- a CDS encoding DNA unwinding-related protein, putative (Similar to TIGR gene model, INSD accession AAW46787.1): protein MSSPNPGRSSSPLHFPTSSVGGTPRASRVQQLSGSGAPAASSSPLHFPTSSPQSSSRAARTPGGFRSEAPSSAAVRRVRDETPLFFPPSGGSTPRRARRGDIHSSFPHSSPSLARRQAQIPADSLSLRASSPGMGTDADGLGTPRVFGSAAPTLSAAAQSQVNAEGDDIDGMVKFIWGTTISLQESMNLFRDFLRGFKPKYRAVYNSEQSRQAEESGGVAPPPMTLYDNLSAERADVPLYETYLNRLRLTGETNLNLDALNLLAYRPTKKLYHQLVSYPQEVIPIMDQVLRDVMIELGHEELEKAQTKFAEGNLSQLELSLITNEIRDVESRVYKVRPFGGEKTVNMRDLNPGDTDKLVTVKGLVIRATPVIPDMTTAFFRCLVCQHTVQADIDRGRISEPERCPRDVCGSTGTMSLIHNRSEFTDKQVIRLQETPDAVPDGQTPHTVSLCVYDELVDLVKPGDRVIITGIFRSIPVRVNPRQRSIKSLYKTYLDVVHVKRTNTARMGFDPSTRAGEGKPPGVGVGGEDDEEELLARQDVDTAMDEDLESPVRSAAAEMEQRIIELSNHPDLYNILASSLAPSIYELEDVKKGILLQLFGGTNKSIARGGGGGGPRYRGDINVLMVGDPGTSKSQILQYVHKIAPRGVYTSGKGSSAVGLTAYVTRDPDSKQLVLESGALVLSDGGVCCIDEFDKMSDATRSVLHEVMEQQTVSIAKAGIITTLNARTSILAAANPINSRYDPTLPIPANIDLPPTLISRFDLLYLVLDKVDEVNDRKLAKHLVGLYLSDVEDQPADNIIPLETLTSYITYARSKIHPVLTEGASEALVQAYVEMRKAGMDSRTQEKRITATTRQLESMIRLGEAHARMRLSDRVEEEDIREAVRLIKSALRESATDPLTGQIDLDLINTGAGQTMRRARADLKREVIRLVVEKARSQGIRWSATIDELNKQSSVPVDHAQFAEIIRELEEESIVKVVGERERRVIKSLGV from the exons ATGTCTTCCCCAAATCCAGGTCGATCTTCCTCCCCCCTCCATTTTCCCACTTCATCCGTAGGTGGTACACCTCGTGCTTCACGTGTCCAGCAGCTGTCTGGTTCCGGTGCCC CTGCTgcatcatcctctcctctccacTTCCCGACATCTTCACCTCAGTCGTCTTCTCGTGCTGCACGTACACCTGGCGGCTTCAGAAGCGAAGCCCCTAGCTCTGCTGCAGTCAGACGAGTTCGCGATGAGACACCACTGTTCTTCCCTCC CTCTGGAGGATCGACCCCTCGTCGGGCGCGTCGAGGCGACATCCATTCCTCTTTCCCGCACTCATCGCCGTCTCTCGCTCGACGGCAAGCCCAGATTCCGGCTGACTCCCTTTCACTCCGTGCGTCGTCCCCCGGCATGGGTACCGATGCCGATGGTCTTGGTACTCCTCGTGTTTTCGGGTCAGCTGCCCCTACCCTTTCCGCTGCGGCTCAATCTCAAGTCAATGCTGAAGGTGATGATATCGATGGCATGGTCAAATTTATCTGGGGTACGACTATCTCTTTGCAAGAGAGCATGAACCTTTTCCGGGATTTTTTGAGAGGCTTCAAACCCAAGTACCGTGCCGTGTATAATTCGGAACAATCTAGGCAGGCTGAGGAGAGCGGTGGCGTTGCACCTCCTCCGATGACTTTGTACGACAATCTCTCTGCTGAGCGTGCCGATGTTCCTCTCTATGAGACATATCTCAACCGGCTTCGACTCACTGGCGAGACCAACCTGAACCTCGACGCCCTCAATTTACTCGCCTATCGACCCACGAAGAAGCTTTACCATCAATTGGTCAGCTACCCCCAAGAAGTGATTCCTATCATGGATCAGGTCTTGAGGGATGTGATGATTGAATTGGGTCATGAAGAGCTAGAAAAAGCTCAAACCAAATTCGCTGAGGGCAACTTGTCCCAGTTGGAACTGAGCTTGATTACAAATGAAATCAGAGATGTGGAGTCACGAGTGTACAAAGTCAGACCGTTTGGTGGAGAGAAGACCGTCAACATGAGGGATCTTAATCCTGGAG ATACTGACAAGCTCGTGACCGTCAAGGGTCTTGTCATCCGTGCAACCCCTGTCATTCCTGATATGACCACTG CTTTCTTCCGATGCTTGGTTTGCCAGCATACTGTCCAAGCCGATATTGACCGAGGAAGGATCAGCGAACCAGAGCGATGTCCCCGAGATGTCTGTGGCTCGACCGGCACTATGTCTCTTATTCACAATCGCTCCGAATTCACCGACAAGCAAGTCATCCGTCTCCAAGAAACTCCCGATGCTGTACCAGATGGACAAACTCCGCATACTGTGTCCCTTTGTGTATATGATGAACTCGTCGACTTGGTCAAGCCTGGTGACCGAGTGATCATTACTGGTATCTTTCGATCAATCCCAGTTCGTGTCAACCCTCGCCAAAGGAGTATCAAATCTTTGTACAAGACCTATCTCGATGTCGTTCACGTCAAGCGTACCAACACTGCCCGAATGGGTTTTGACCCTTCTACCCGTGCAGGCGAGGGCAAGCCTCCGGGCGTCGGCGTTGGtggtgaggatgatgaagaggagctTCTTGCGCGTCAGGACGTTGACACTGCGATGGACGAGGACCTTGAGTCGCCTGTCAGGTCAGCCGCTGCTGAGATGGAACAACGCATTATCGAGCTCTCCAACCACCCTGATCTTTACAACATACTTGCCTCATCGTTGGCTCCCTCCATTTACGAGCTTGAAGACGTTAAGAAGGGTATCCTTCTCCAGCTTTTTGGCGGTACCAACAAGTCCATCGCTCGTGGCGGCGGTGGGGGCGGTCCTCGATACAGGGGTGATATCAACGTGTTGATGGTTGGTGACCCTGGTACCAGTAAATCTCAGATTTTGCAGTATGTGCATAAGATTGCTCCTCGAGGTGTCTACACGTCCGGTAAGGGAAGTTCAGCGGTTGGTTTGACGGCCTATGTGACGAGAGATCCCGACTCCAAGCAGCTCGTTTTGGAAAG TGGTGCATTAGTCTTGTCTGACGGTGGTGTGTGCTGTATCGATGAGTTTGACAAGATGAGTGATGCCACTCGAAGTGTCTTGCACGAAGTAATG GAACAACAAACTGTCTCTATTGCTAAGGCAGGTATCATTACCACTCTCAACGCTCGTACATCCATTCTCGCCGCCGCGAATCCGATCAACTCTCGATATGACCCTACCCTCCCTATTCCCGCCAACATCGATCTCCCTCCTACATTGATCTCAAGGTTCGATTTGCTCTACCTAGTATTGGACAAGGTGGATGAGGTCAATGACAGAAAGTTGGCGAAGCATTTGGTGGGGCTGTACTTATCCGACGTGGAGGATCAACCTGCCGACAATATCATT CCTCTTGAGACCTTGACGTCCTATATTACGTATGCCCGCTCCAAGATTCACCCTGTTCTTACAGAAGGAGCTTCCGAAGCGCTTGTCCAGGCCTACGTCGAGATGCGCAAAGCCGGTATGGATTCTCGCACTCAGGAGAAGAGGATTACTGCTACCACCAGGCAGCTGGAAAGTATGATCAGATTGGGCGAAGCACATGCGAGGATGAGATTAAGTGACAGggttgaggaagaggacaTTAGAGAGGCTGTTAGGTTGATCAAGAGTGCCTTGAGGGAGAGTGCC ACCGATCCTCTCACTGGCCAGATTGATCTTGACCTTATCAACACCGGGGCCGGTCAAACCATGCGTCGTGCCCGAGCCGATCTTAAACGTGAAGTTATTAGACTCGTCGTCGAAAAAGCCCGATCTCAAGGTATTCGCTGGTCCGCAACAATCGACGAGCTCAACAAACAATCCAGTGTTCCCGTGGATCATGCCCAGTTCGCGGAGATTATTAGGGAActggaggaagagagcATTGTCAAGGTTGTGGgtgaaagggaaagaagagtCATCAAGAGTCTGGGTGTGTAA
- a CDS encoding Hypothetical protein (Similar to TIGR gene model, INSD accession AAW46782.1; CNM01850), with product MVPSKSPEFSAPAESSGQALERYIIEQLSSLSLSAPQDDIEMMARFVEEEGLERDEKTEGVKGMLEGVIEGGVLPEEGLDEVLNQIIDEQARLHQLDIDRAAAEEEAARSPSPESFKVDDILATLTSEELAAARRQALLRQYAYVDSPDDAPANSPFGGEGRPEGAPAKGGKAAENEEKRKTEERRRLIEEALRKDSRKKKHRKNDEMDLLAPNLNKEKATYVMAMQREAQKKASQEKKDRDRAALEKQRADQAKAKADKQKRAAKQERRA from the exons ATGGTTCCAAGCAAGTCCCCTGAATTCTCTGCCCCCGCCGAATCGTCTGGCCAAGCTCTCGAGCGATACATCATCGAGCAgctctcttccctttcaCTCTCCGCTCCTCAAGATGAC ATTGAGATGATGGCGAGATTtgtggaagaggagggtTTGGAGCGAGATGAGAAAACAGAGGGTGTGAAGGGCATGTTGGAAGGCGTTATCGAAGGC GGCGTTCTCCCTGAGGAGGGCCTAGACGAAGTCCTCAACCAGATTATCGACGAACAAGCTCGTCTTCACCAACTCGACATCGACCGTGCCGCCGCTGAGGAAGAAGCCGCTCGTTCGCCATCCCCAGAATCCTTCAAAGTCGACGACATTCTGGCTACGCTTACTTCCGAAGAACTTGCTGCTGCCCGACGTCAGGCGCTGTTAAGGCAATATGCGTATGTGGATTCCCCAGACGATGCCCCAGCAAACTCGCCCTTTGGTGGAGAAGGCAGGCCTGAGGGAGCGCCTGCAAAAGGAGGCAAAGCGGCCGAAaatgaggagaagaggaagactgaggaaagaaggagattgaTCGAGGAGGCTTTGAGGAAAGATTCtagaaagaagaagcacAGGAAGAATGACGAGA TGGACCTTCTCGCACCAAATTTGAACAAGGAGAAAGCGACATATGTCATGGCAATGCAACGAGAAGCACAGAAAAAGGCGTCTCAGGAAAAGAAGGACCGCGACAGGGCGGCTTTGGAGAAGCAAAG GGCGGATCAAGCGAAAGCAAAGGCCGATAAGCAGAAGAGAGCTGCAAAGCAAGAACGTCGGGCATAA
- a CDS encoding uncharacterized protein (Similar to TIGR gene model, INSD accession AAW46789.1), whose product MFSLRPLFRSSHLTTAARRTLHYSAPALNASTRPDSPVTPVPTVQDGTVPTEYELANGPQADLVSGAPDELLHRPVRIFRPTKNTMQSAKGKTKRWMIDFDVLQGAGRWDNRLIGWASSADYVQGTTLAFRSKEDAIYFAEKQGWPYKVDEPKKIEIPPKSYANNYVHVPGKLRIHHTK is encoded by the exons ATGTTCTCCCTTCGCCCCCTCTTCAGATCATCACACCTCACCACGGCAGCCAGGAGGACTCTCCACTACTCTGCTCCTGCCCTCAACGCTTCCACCAGGCCAGACTCCCCCGTCACCCCGGTCCCTACCGTCCAGGATGGTACCGTTCCTACAGAGTACGAGTTGGCCAACGGTCCTCAGGCCGACCTTGTTTCCGGAGCTCCTG ACGAACTCCTTCACCGACCTGTCCGTATCTTCCGTCCCACAAAAAACACTATGCAATCCGCCAAGGGCAAGACCAAGCGATGGATGATCGACTTTGACGTTTTGCAAGGTGCTGGGCGATGGGATAACCGACTCATAGGCTGGGCGTCTTCGGCGGATTATGTGCAGGGTACCACGTTGGCGTTTAGGTCCAAGGAGGACGCGATTTACTTTGCTGAGAAGCAAGGATGGCCATACAAGGTTGATGAGCCAAAGAAGATTGAGATTCCTCCCAAGAGCTATG CAAACAACTATGTCCACGTTCCCGGCAAGCTTAGGATCCACCACACCAAGTAA
- a CDS encoding Hypothetical protein (Similar to SGTC gene model, INSD accession EAL17480.1; CNBM1720) — MTQNPSKIPLPANKTIPKSLSALSLSDLQSPSKASSVHDGTSPITPIGVGGRRLSLINGHGSGYPHNKSPSSVTGRTSRTSKRESISENIAAHSDDPVILRTQILSLKAALESAKKKLSEVENTRSDSPILPDIPSVTPLKVSLIGESRENGQTSPLDYEPPTSGSRPSSRGLPYSKGSYDLKCRASIPKYDGRSREPASLASPMQNADRSNITGIPQAVISQATALHPTPPISSPSRSSAPSPSRSPTPNPDSSLRSPFFPPSSPQSFGEWSSPSPQSLSHEGYNPSPRSVQSGRNASTRVIDSLQTELLSVKSHLERVKTEVRAGQRRVEQLTRQKEDLQETKERMRVENGSLNNVIARKERLLQEVLERARTAETSLKELQQTRKSLEQSTKKQVQEMTQQMNDARVEKTKAERECVSLRDGVKSLRDVWAREVKTLKEEMRRKEEEDKKEMEEARNKYTALKELIEAQSAERVSTQELINKALSNYTALHDHFETETSSLRARAKELEDVVDKQAKENVSALQQVGKLAGELQRLRRLMREMPNEELDKAMAAGNKINDKSVEKDKEDLQNDKV; from the exons ATGACCCAAAATCCTTCAAAAATACCCCTTCCAGCAAACAAAACCATACCAAAGTCCCTCTCAGCCTTGTCTCTCAGCGATTTGCAGTCTCCGTCAAAGGCAAGTTCAGTGCACGACGGGACGAGTCCGATCACACCTATAGGGGTTGGCGGTCGAAGACTCAGTTTGATCAATGGTCATGGGTCCGGATATCCGCATAATAAATCGCCCAGTAGTGTGACTGGGAGGACAAGCCGGACTAGCAAGAGGGAGAGTATCAGCGAAAATATTGCTGCGCATTCCGATGATCCAG TGATTCTGCGTACCCAAATATTATCTCTTAAGGCCGCACTGGAGTCTGCCAAGAAAAAGCTGTCAGAAGTTGAAAATACTCGTTCCGATTCGCCCATCTTACCAGATATTCCATCTGTCACGCCTCTCAAAGTCAGTTTGATCGGAGAGTCTCGAGAAAACGGGCAGACGTCTCCCTTGGATTATGAAC CCCCAACAAGTGGCTCTCGCCCTTCCTCGAGAGGTCTCCCGTATTCAAAAGGAAGCTATGATCTTAAATGCCGGGCTAGCATACCCAAATACGACGGCCGGAGTCGTGAGCCCGCTTCACTTGCCTCTCCTATGCAAAATGCTGATAGGTCAAATATTACAGGGATACCACAAGCCGTGATCTCACAAGCGACAGCTCTTCATCCAACTCCGcccatctcctccccaTCTCGATCCTCTGccccttctccatctcgTTCCCCAACTCCCAACCCTGACAGCTCTCTCCGCTCTCCGTTCTTCCCGCCAAGCTCTCCTCAATCGTTTGGAGAATGGTCCAGCCCTTCACCACAGTCCCTCTCTCATGAAGGGTATAATCCTAGTCCCCGATCAGTGCAGAGCGGGAGAAATGCGAGCACTAGGGTGATTGATTCACTGCAGACGGAGCTCTTGAGCGTGAAGAGCCATTTGGAGAGAGTCAAGACTGAAGTCCGAGCGGGGCAACGGCGGGTTGAGCAG TTAACACGACAAAAAGAAGATTTGCAAGAAACAAAAGAACGGATGCGTGTAGAAAATGGTTCCCTCAACAATGTTATTGCCCGCAAAGAGcgtcttcttcaagaagtCCTTGAACGTGCACGGACCGCTGAAACTTCTCTTAAGGAACTACAGCAAACCCGTAAATCGCTCGAACAATCCACGAAGAAGCAAGTCCAGGAAATGACACAGCAAATGAACGATGCGAGAGTAGAGAAAACAAAGGCAGAGCGGGAGTGCGTGAGTTTACGAGATGGTGTGAAAAGTTTGAGAGATGTTTGGGCAAGGGAGGTAAAGACGttgaaggaggagatgagaagaaaggaagaagaagacaagaaagagatggaggaagcG AGAAATAAATACACTGCTCTAAAGGAACTCATTGAAGCTCAGTC CGCCGAAAGAGTCTCCACTCAAGAACTCATTAACAAAGCTCTCTCAAACTATACCGCACTCCACGACCACTTTGAGACTGAAACTTCATCACTGAGAGCACGAGCGAAAGAGCTAGAAGACGTAGTGGATAAACAAGCAAAGGAGAATGTCAGTGCTTTGCAGCAGGTAGG GAAGTTGGCAGGAGAGTTGCAAAGGTTGAGGCGACTTATGCGAGAGATGCCTAATGAAGAGCTGGACAAGGCCATGGCTGCCGGTAATAAGATCAACGACAAGAGCGTggagaaggacaaggaAGACCTTCAAAACGACAAAGTATGA
- a CDS encoding Origin recognition complex subunit 4, putative (Similar to TIGR gene model, INSD accession AAW46786.1), translating into MPKRKLSLDRSQSPDPLSMGVNGSDDDGDTSLEEQIIVKSPPPRKHAIKPTPTRLQAVVEIDVPVRRLRSRAVVSSPSKKTPVKTPVKTPAKTPVTTKKMRMASDVPSPTPNGKGKGETVPESGADLTSSSLKVAINPTRSGRKPRTPARTPAAKASASASKALANNTPTLASSISKPLPTPSPALLVSSPRKRPRLDKFAAKTLDFDNGIFSDPDDGLEQGKSGVVVSTEVFRANERLKKQREARNFTYEGEANAPRMMRSGRALAEVNKDQGDEDENMDEYGPRLEEENPLAPQAPVIPDIAVQQLLITPSEPLLPSTQAPSSPCIIIPAFQKIYLHAMLNTLTSQNISTNPPPFDDEEHNETLQGVLNLMKGTVERGEGNSAIVVGPRGSGKTRTVARALNLLPCSSSASPIIVRLSGHAQTNDKLAIREMGRQIAEAEGRKYGGEGTGEEGEDVDDDDDEDYAPTTLPSHLLALLTAPSPRAIIIILEEFDLFTEHARQALLYCLFDVVQSVKTGPTESTPRGIAVLGLTTRVDTLLLLEKRVKSRFSHRIWRVTSPLASVPASNKVNGTNGTDGMDGVKDEAGWKRLVQRALVLWKTEEGEVDDEVGKWKGDWEYSIDEILRTPTIERNFDRLASLTTDVRNVYRPFIEPLIEVINGKAEYLQLDKILNNVVSQVESAGWGLQSSKLRGLPHPALGILIIAKHLAYAGREEFNFAQVEEEYMRFSRTRLVGSGKVRWPIGVLKRSFDYLQNLSLLIPTTSTSSTSLNRQQPQFARVRCALAPNEIVAWFKGEGKDVLGVEMGNWGRMIGGHA; encoded by the exons ATGCCTAAGAGAAAACTTTCCTTAGACCGTTCCCAATCCCCGGATCCGCTATCTATGGGTGTGAATGGCAGTGATGACGACGGCGACACATCGCTCGAAGAACAGATCATCGTCAAAAGTCCGCCTCCGAGGAAGCATGCCATCAAACCGACTCCAACTCGATTGCAAGCTGTTGTCGAGATTGACGTACCAGTTCGCCGTCTGAGATCTAGAGCGGTGGTTTCCAGCCCCTCCAAAAAAACGCCCGTCAAGACTCCCGTAAAGACACCAGCAAAAACACCAGTGACGACGAAAAAGATGCGAATGGCCAGTGATGTGCCTTCACCTACGCCGAAtgggaaggggaagggcGAGACGGTGCCAGAAAGCGGCGCAGATCTGACAAGTTCAAGCTTGAAAGTTGCTATCAACCCTACTAGATCGGGCCGCAAACCCAGGACACCTGCTCGCACACCAGCCGCGAAGGCCTCGGCTTCAGCTTCCAAAGCCCTTGCCAACAATACTCCCACTCTGGCCTCCAGTATCTCCAAACCACTCCCCACCCCGTCCCCTGCTTTGTTGGTCAGCAGCCCTCGAAAACGTCCCAGGCTGGATAAATTTGCTGCCAAAACACTTGATTTCGATAACGGCATCTTTTCCGATCCCGACGACGGGCTAGAACAGGGAAAAAGTGGTGTTGTTGTTTCCACGGAGGTATTTAGGGCCAATGAACGGCTGAAGAAGCAGAGGGAAGCGAGAAATTTCACCTACGAAGGTGAAGCCAATGCACCGAGAATGATGAGAAGTGGTCGGGCATTGGCCGAGGTGAATAAGGATCaaggtgatgaagatgaaaatATGGACGAGTATGGTCCTCGATTAGAGGAAGAGAACCCCTTGGCACCTCAGGCTCCTGTCATACCTGACATTGCTGTTCAGCAGCTCttgattactccttctGAACCTTTGCTTCCTTCAACGCAAGcaccttcctccccttGCATAATCATTCCGGCTTTCCAAAAAATCTACCTTCACGCTATGCTTAATACCTTGACCTCCCAGAATATTTCCACCAATCCACCGCCTtttgatgatgaagaacATAATGAGACTCTACAAGGTGTCTTGAATCTTATGAAAGGTACTGTCGAacgaggagaagggaatAGCGCCATCGTCGTGGGACCAAGAGGTAGTGGAAAGACACGTACCGTCGCCCGTGCTCTAAATCTTTTACCTTGTTCATCATCTGCCTCTCCCATCATTGTGAGACTTTCCGGTCACGCACAGACCAACGACAAACTGGCGATTCGTGAGATGGGACGACAGATTGCAGAGGCGGAGGGACGGAAGTATGGTGGTGAAGGGACAGGAGAGGAGGGcgaggatgtggatgatgatgatgacgaa GATTATGCGCCTACGACATTACCCTCCCATCTCCTCGCTTTGCTCACTGCCCCTTCCCCACGAGcgatcatcatcattttGGAAGAATTCGATCTTTTCACCGAGCACGCTCGTCAAGCCCTCCTATACTGCCTCT TCGACGTGGTCCAAAGCGTCAAAACTGGTCCTACTGAATCAACTCCCAGAGGAATAGCTGTTCTCGGCCTTACCACACGAGTGGATACATTGTTACTTCTTGAAAAACGTGTCAAGTCAAGGTTTTCGCATCGCATATGGCGTGTGACCTCGCCCCTTGCCTCTGTCCCTGCTTCTAACAAAGTGAATGGAACAAATGGAACGGATGGAATGGATGGGGTGAAGGACGAAGCAGGATGGAAGAGACTGGTACAAAGAGCGTTAGTACTCTGGAAGActgaagaaggagaggtggacgatgaggttggaAAGTGGAAGGGCGACTGGGAGTATTCCATCGAT GAAATACTTCGCACACCAACGATAGAGAGGAATTTTGACCGTCTGGCAAGTCTTACGACAGATGTGAGGAATGTCTATCGCCCATTT ATTGAACCCCTGATAGAGGTTATCAATGGGAAAGCAGAATATCTCCAATTAGACAAAATTCTCAACAATGTTGTTAGTCAAGTGGAATCAGCCGGCTGGGGGTTGCAATCTTCCAAACTTCGCG GTCTCCCACACCCAGCCTTGGGCATATTGATCATAGCTAAACACCTCGCCTACGCAGGCCGTGAGGAGTTCAATTTTGCGCaggttgaagaagagtatATGCGTTTCTCGAGGACAAGGTTGGTTGGTAGCGGGAAAGTGAGGTGGCCCATTGGTGTATTGAAGCGC TCATTTGATTACCTCCAAAACCTCTCTCTACTCATCCCTACCACCTCCACATCATCGACCTCTCTTAACAGGCAACAACCCCAATTCGCTCGTGTGAGATGTGCGTTAGCGCCCAATGAGATTGTAGCTTGGTTTAAAGGGGAGGGAAAGGACGTTTTGGGCGTCGAGATGGGGAATTGGGGGAGAATGATAGGAGGGCATGCGTAA
- a CDS encoding Cytoplasm protein, putative (Similar to TIGR gene model, INSD accession AAW46791.1), with product MPPKGPNTLPLPYSQVPAQPKREQRQPTRTSKLGSKLKVLPTQPETPTIPEEEEDDDEGTGRTVADHDEAEGVEFYTPISQIPKGTARRDAQRLTKSEKAKLPRVTAYCTAATYNLQAMQAYLAARPAYHRTHPRMFDTECLHTPYLPPPTPGPHGISSLSAHRNSPRLKPASGAGHVPEGDLLNLGNDYSFGAAAAHKRATSPSRSNQNQNQSPSPNELKRRPGFSKRPGSGRKKSASGSTTTKDSTAADGMTDSEREEDDDLEEEWIPDVFLFEYGCVVLWGMTEKEEKKFLASIKRFEIERLSAEDVEMEDLNFYYADYSRIYNDVITLRKGSSYMTKLSLSHALSQSVKISLFEELIMGTIEQTKDIPKSLSETGKIGLPRSEIMKQIGNLFILRININLVGSILDSPEFFWTFPDLEPLYNAARSYLEIGQRVELLNARVDVLQDMLKLLKESVNSSHGERLEAIVIFLIGIEIVLGIITILVDLSFS from the exons ATGCCGCCCAAGGGACCGAACACGCTGCCCCTCCCGTACTCGCAGGTGCCCGCACAGCCAAAGCGGGAGCAGAGACAGCCCACAAG AACATCCAAGCTTGGCAGCA AGCTCAAGGTCCTCCCCACCCAGCCGGAGACACCCACAATCccagaggaggaggaggacgacGACGAGGGGACAGGCCGCACAGTCGCCGACCATGACGAAGCCGAAGGTGTCGAG TTCTACACACCCATCTCGCAGATCCCAAAGGGCACAGCGCGTCGAGATGCTCAGCGTCTCACCAAATCCGAAAAGGCCAAGCTCCCGCGGGTGACAGCGTACTGTACCGCAGC CACATACAACCTACAAGCGATGCAAGCCTACCTTGCCGCCCGTCCAGCGTACCACCGCACCCACCCACGCATGTTCGACACCGAATGTCTCCACACCCCTTACCTGCCCCCACCCACCCCGGGCCCGCACGGCATATCGTCTCTATCTGCCCATCGAAATTCCCCGAGGCTGAAACCTGCCTCTGGAGCGGGCCATGTACCAGAAGGCGATTTGCTCAATCTAGGGAACGACTATTCGTTCGGcgctgctgctgctcaTAAACGTGCCACCTCCCCTAGCCGATCTAATCAAAACCAAAACCAAAGTCCAAGTCCCAACGAACTAAAGCGCCGACCGGGATTCTCCAAACGTCCCGGTAGCGGGCGCAAGAAATCCGCGTCTGGGTCGACAACGACCAAAGATAGTACCGCCGCGGATGGGATGACGGATAgtgagagagaagaggatgatgatctggaagaagagtggaTCCCAGACGTCTTCTTGTTCGAGTATGGGTGTGTGGTGCTTTGGGGAATGAcggaaaaggaagagaaaaagTTTTTGGCTAGCAT AAAGAGGTTTGAGATTGAGAGATTATCAGCAGAAGACGTCGAGATGGAGGACCTCAATTTCTACTATGCCGACTACTCTCG TATATATAACGACGTAATCACCTTGCGTAAAGGTTCTTCTTACAT GACAAAACTCTCCCTCTCACATGCGCTTTCCCAATCCGTCAAAATATCATTGTTCGAAGAACTCATCATGGGTACGATTGAGCAAACGAAAGATATCCCCAAAAGTCTTTCCGAGACTGGTAAAATTGGC TTGCCAAGAAGCGAGATTATGAAGCAGATCGGAAACCTATTCATTCTGCGTATCAACATCAACCTCGTCGGGTCTATCCTCGATTCACCC GAATTCTTCTGGACATTCCCCGATCTCGAACCGCTCTACAACGCCGCCCGATCATACCTCGAAATCGGCCAACGCGTCGAGCTCCTCAACGCCCGTGTAGATGTCTTGCAGGATATGCTCAAGTTGTTGAAGGAGAGTGTGAATTCGAGTCATGGAGAACGGTTGGAGGCTATTGTCATTTTCTTAAT TGGAATTGAAATTGTCCTCGGTATCATCACCATCCTTGTCGATCTCAGTTTCTCATAA